A genome region from Arthrobacter sp. SLBN-100 includes the following:
- a CDS encoding extracellular solute-binding protein, with protein MSNSLFSRTVDRRAVLRSGMLGALGLAAAPAVAACGGGSGTSAGGNVSWAAWANPGEDERYKQFATELGKKIDAKVSFQAVVGDYQAKLLSQLAGGSAPDAFYVGDADMAKMIEAKQITDLSDYLKGGTSPVTLEDFPEDLYQWCKPADGSAGIFGIPVDCNPSVFWFNKDVLSAAGVSQDPAQLFEAGTWTPDALEDLLGKVRASGKKGLILSNWWFNWCSATTMFGGQLTDESGKLVLADDPKSQEGLEWLLEQFKSGNITYAGSLPKGQSGDALFLAGQLALNNVGRWALPTLKDVKFGYDIAPVPSPSGKDILPAPVATAAIALNAKAKNPDKALRLIGNYVSRDGQKFRLSGGGNAVPSIKGLDEVATEGGVPAHGKWFNDVVAKGYAIPRAFVGNPKTATELPLLVDKLFKDPSTTTAASFSSAVTQLVESTK; from the coding sequence ATGTCTAACTCTCTCTTCTCACGTACTGTGGACCGGCGGGCTGTGCTGCGCAGCGGCATGCTGGGTGCGCTGGGGTTGGCGGCCGCTCCGGCCGTGGCAGCCTGCGGCGGCGGTTCCGGCACCAGCGCCGGGGGCAACGTTTCCTGGGCAGCATGGGCCAACCCTGGCGAGGACGAACGCTACAAGCAGTTCGCGACCGAGCTCGGCAAGAAAATTGACGCCAAAGTCAGCTTCCAGGCCGTCGTCGGCGACTACCAGGCCAAGCTGCTCTCACAGCTCGCAGGCGGCTCCGCTCCCGATGCGTTCTACGTGGGGGATGCCGACATGGCCAAAATGATTGAAGCAAAGCAGATTACAGACCTCAGCGACTACCTCAAGGGCGGTACGTCCCCGGTCACGCTGGAGGACTTCCCGGAGGATCTCTACCAGTGGTGCAAGCCCGCAGACGGCAGCGCGGGGATTTTCGGCATTCCGGTGGACTGCAATCCCTCGGTGTTCTGGTTCAACAAGGACGTTCTCTCCGCGGCAGGCGTTTCCCAGGATCCTGCCCAGCTTTTCGAGGCCGGCACTTGGACGCCGGACGCGCTGGAGGATCTGCTGGGCAAGGTGCGTGCCTCCGGCAAGAAGGGCTTGATCCTGTCCAACTGGTGGTTCAACTGGTGCTCCGCCACCACCATGTTCGGAGGTCAACTGACCGACGAGTCCGGCAAGCTCGTTCTTGCCGATGACCCCAAGTCCCAGGAGGGACTGGAATGGCTGCTTGAGCAGTTCAAGTCCGGCAACATCACCTATGCCGGCTCCCTGCCCAAGGGCCAAAGCGGAGACGCCCTTTTCCTGGCCGGACAACTTGCATTGAACAACGTCGGCCGCTGGGCGCTGCCAACGCTCAAGGATGTCAAGTTCGGTTATGACATCGCCCCTGTCCCCTCACCCTCGGGCAAGGACATTCTTCCGGCACCCGTCGCTACTGCGGCTATAGCCCTCAACGCAAAGGCCAAGAACCCCGACAAGGCACTCCGGCTGATCGGCAACTACGTCAGCCGTGACGGGCAGAAATTCCGGCTCTCCGGTGGCGGCAACGCCGTGCCGTCGATCAAGGGCCTGGACGAGGTGGCCACTGAAGGCGGCGTTCCGGCTCACGGCAAGTGGTTCAACGATGTCGTGGCCAAGGGCTACGCCATCCCCCGCGCGTTCGTCGGCAATCCGAAAACCGCTACCGAACTGCCCCTCCTGGTCGACAAGCTGTTTAAAGATCCCTCTACTACGACTGCGGCGTCGTTCAGCTCCGCCGTTACCCAGCTGGTGGAGTCAACGAAGTGA
- a CDS encoding ROK family protein — MTRSLGIDIGGTKIASAVLDHDGTVMDVETTPTARGGDLILEQIAAIVDGFAGKYDLPGIGIAVPGDVNPITGIIRSAPNIGWTDLDIVEHVRALLPAEAAVRVDNDANAAAWAEYRFGGHPRTDSFAMITVGTGLGGGFVINGRLLRGATGAAGEIGHLALVPGGDSCPCGSRGCWERYASGSALQRASVAAGWDNPTAGQDVLSAAGTHPAAHQVVEGVARDLTRGILLLSSALDPSLVILGGGLGSDRRFLAIAQEALAGAEVTPPRSRPQLRTAVLGPLAGAIGAADLSLEPADQKTEPEASRTGTNSADKVHLSGIIPQVPNYA, encoded by the coding sequence ATGACACGTTCTCTAGGGATCGATATAGGCGGCACGAAGATTGCCAGTGCAGTCCTTGACCATGACGGCACTGTCATGGATGTCGAGACAACTCCAACCGCCCGCGGTGGGGACTTGATCCTTGAGCAGATCGCCGCAATCGTCGACGGTTTCGCGGGGAAGTACGACCTGCCAGGTATCGGTATCGCCGTTCCTGGGGACGTCAACCCAATCACAGGCATCATCAGATCCGCCCCGAACATCGGATGGACTGATCTGGATATTGTCGAGCACGTGCGGGCACTCCTGCCGGCAGAGGCTGCGGTCCGGGTGGACAACGACGCGAACGCGGCCGCGTGGGCGGAATACCGGTTTGGCGGACATCCCCGCACGGACTCGTTCGCGATGATCACCGTGGGTACCGGCCTGGGGGGTGGGTTCGTTATCAATGGGCGTCTCCTGCGCGGGGCGACCGGCGCAGCAGGTGAGATCGGCCACTTAGCACTGGTTCCCGGCGGTGACAGCTGTCCCTGCGGATCACGTGGCTGCTGGGAACGATACGCCAGCGGCAGCGCTCTCCAGCGGGCATCGGTCGCCGCCGGTTGGGACAACCCCACCGCGGGCCAGGACGTCCTGTCGGCCGCGGGAACTCATCCTGCTGCCCACCAAGTCGTTGAAGGTGTGGCCCGCGACCTCACACGGGGCATACTCCTTCTTTCCTCCGCCTTGGACCCTTCCCTGGTGATCCTCGGCGGAGGACTTGGAAGTGACCGACGCTTCCTGGCGATCGCACAAGAAGCACTGGCAGGTGCTGAAGTGACCCCGCCACGTTCCCGCCCCCAACTCAGGACCGCCGTTCTGGGCCCCCTCGCCGGGGCGATCGGGGCCGCCGATCTTTCCCTGGAACCGGCTGATCAAAAGACAGAACCAGAAGCTTCAAGAACAGGGACGAACTCAGCGGACAAGGTCCACCTCAGCGGCATCATCCCGCAGGTCCCGAATTACGCATAA
- a CDS encoding carbohydrate ABC transporter permease yields the protein MSTLTATPAPARSTEPPRRGPSRRRRKDTIAALVFLSPQLVGLAAFMVGPLVFALVLAFSDWDGFGAATFAGFGNFTDVLSNPRIQRSALNTLWFTVLQVPGLMISSFIFALLMQKAGKMTSVYRLCFVAPVVTSSVAVAAIWLWLFNPEISPVSSALRSIGIQAPDWLQDPNFIIPAFAIVAIWQGLGYQLVMFMAGLQSIGSSYLEAAELDGCSGWQKLVHVTIPLLSPTILFLSITSIIGSFQIFDYIYVFMDSNAPEAARTIVYEVVQIAFREFNFGQASALAFLLLLSLLGVTALQLAAQKRWVHYAE from the coding sequence GTGAGCACGCTGACCGCCACCCCTGCACCGGCACGGTCGACCGAACCACCTCGACGCGGCCCGTCCCGGCGCAGGCGCAAGGACACAATCGCCGCGCTGGTCTTCCTGTCGCCGCAACTCGTGGGGCTGGCAGCCTTCATGGTCGGACCGCTGGTCTTTGCCCTGGTATTGGCGTTCAGTGACTGGGATGGCTTCGGCGCGGCGACGTTTGCCGGGTTCGGGAACTTCACTGACGTACTGTCCAACCCACGGATCCAGCGCTCGGCCTTGAATACCCTGTGGTTCACGGTGCTGCAGGTGCCCGGCTTGATGATCTCAAGTTTCATCTTTGCCCTGCTGATGCAGAAGGCGGGCAAGATGACATCGGTCTACCGGCTTTGCTTCGTAGCACCGGTGGTGACCTCTTCCGTGGCGGTTGCTGCGATCTGGTTGTGGCTGTTCAACCCTGAAATCAGCCCGGTCAGCAGCGCGTTGCGCAGCATCGGCATCCAGGCCCCGGACTGGCTGCAGGACCCCAATTTCATCATTCCGGCCTTCGCTATTGTGGCAATCTGGCAGGGCCTGGGCTACCAGCTGGTGATGTTCATGGCCGGACTGCAGAGCATCGGCTCTTCCTACCTGGAAGCGGCCGAGCTGGACGGCTGCAGCGGGTGGCAGAAGCTTGTGCACGTCACTATTCCGCTGCTGTCTCCCACCATCCTGTTTCTCTCGATCACCTCGATCATCGGCTCCTTTCAGATCTTCGACTACATCTATGTCTTCATGGACAGCAATGCTCCTGAAGCTGCCCGCACCATCGTGTACGAAGTCGTCCAGATCGCCTTCCGCGAATTCAATTTCGGCCAGGCCTCGGCCCTGGCATTCCTGCTCCTGCTGTCCCTGCTCGGTGTGACCGCCCTGCAGCTGGCGGCTCAGAAGAGATGGGTCCACTACGCAGAATGA
- the pulA gene encoding pullulanase-type alpha-1,6-glucosidase — translation MIQYVSSGHSRKALITAAIGTSISAALAGPALPAFAAHTELPSSVTLVGSLQDELGCAGEWQPPCPATRLQPVSGAEGLYRATFDIPAGSYEVKAALNDSWAENYGADGVAGGANILVKAPGGPVTFTYDHSTHRLSDDLPESVGGPSAGHWLTTDTIAWRGLDPARAASFQLYAAGNGGLTVSDGKVLGGTARPLTLKAGGLDGALAGKYPHLAGSTVLKLSAEAAREARELLKGQLILAAHDAAGNTVATTGVQIPGVLDEVYASAAKQDLGLRWKGDRPELSLWAPTARNVTLHIYNDGSGGKPKASIPTKNGQDGVWSVLGDKGWEGDYYLFEVEVFVPETGKVEKNFVTDPYSVGLSANSERSLLVNLSDPALAPAGWEKIAKPVVEKPEDLSIYELHVRDFSIADKTVPSSDRGTYKAFTHQGSDGMRHIQEMTKSGLNAVHLLPVNDIATIEEHRGLHQEPQCDLPALPPDGEEQQACVGAIAAKDGFNWGYDPLHYTTPEGSYSTNPDGALRTLEFRQMVAGLNTAGARVIQDVVYNHTSGAGQNSTHNLDRIVPGYYHRLNPTTGALETSTCCANTATENTMMGKLMVDSLVTLAKTYKLDGFRFDLMGHHTKQNLLDARAALDKLTLQRDGVDGKNIYLYGEGWEFGEVANDARFVQATQQNMAGTGIGTFSDRLRDAVRGGTPFDEDPGVQGFASGLFTDPNLSPANGSPEEQRATLLLAQDQLKVGLTGNLKDYSFIDRTGVTVKGSDVDYRGNPAGYTADPSEVITYVDAHDNETLFDALTLKLPQGTPMEDRIRMNTLALSTTAFGQGVSFWHAGTENLRSKSLDRNSYDSGDWYNVLDHTGTTNGFARGLPPERDNRDKYPYMKTLLADPALNPQPAHIAASRERAKELLEIRKSSPLFHLGDAKLIQQKLSFPSAGPDQAPGVVVMRLDDTVGSDMDKDLKGMIVVFNASDEATVQTVPGTAGLQHSLHPVQANGSDPLVKTAVNDPSSGSFTVPARTVAVFQAK, via the coding sequence ATGATCCAATATGTCTCAAGCGGCCACAGCCGAAAAGCGCTGATAACGGCTGCCATCGGCACCAGTATTTCCGCTGCACTCGCCGGTCCGGCCTTACCTGCATTTGCGGCGCATACGGAGTTGCCCAGCTCCGTGACCCTTGTGGGGTCGCTTCAGGATGAACTGGGCTGTGCAGGGGAATGGCAGCCGCCATGCCCTGCTACTCGGCTTCAGCCCGTCTCCGGCGCTGAAGGTCTTTACAGGGCCACCTTCGACATCCCGGCAGGTAGTTATGAAGTCAAGGCTGCCTTGAACGATTCGTGGGCAGAGAACTACGGTGCGGACGGAGTTGCCGGCGGGGCGAATATCCTGGTCAAGGCACCGGGAGGTCCGGTCACGTTTACCTACGACCACAGCACGCACCGTTTAAGTGACGATTTGCCTGAGTCCGTGGGTGGTCCCTCTGCGGGGCATTGGCTCACGACGGACACGATCGCGTGGAGGGGGCTTGACCCGGCCCGAGCGGCTTCCTTCCAGCTCTACGCTGCCGGCAACGGCGGCCTGACAGTCTCTGACGGGAAGGTACTCGGCGGAACAGCCAGGCCGCTGACCCTCAAGGCCGGCGGACTTGACGGCGCGCTGGCCGGGAAATATCCACACCTGGCCGGGTCTACAGTCCTGAAACTGTCCGCGGAGGCGGCACGGGAAGCGCGGGAACTTCTCAAGGGCCAGCTGATTCTGGCAGCCCATGATGCGGCAGGCAACACCGTCGCAACGACCGGTGTTCAGATCCCAGGCGTCCTGGACGAGGTATATGCTTCTGCTGCAAAGCAGGACCTCGGACTGCGCTGGAAGGGCGATCGGCCGGAGCTTTCCCTGTGGGCGCCCACCGCACGCAACGTAACACTGCATATCTATAACGACGGATCCGGTGGTAAGCCCAAAGCCAGCATCCCTACGAAGAACGGCCAGGACGGCGTGTGGTCTGTCCTGGGCGACAAGGGCTGGGAGGGTGACTACTATCTCTTCGAAGTGGAAGTTTTCGTTCCAGAGACGGGCAAAGTCGAGAAGAACTTTGTCACCGATCCTTACAGTGTGGGTTTGTCAGCGAATTCCGAGCGCAGTCTGCTCGTGAACCTGTCCGACCCGGCCCTGGCTCCCGCCGGCTGGGAGAAAATTGCCAAACCGGTCGTCGAAAAACCCGAGGACCTCTCCATCTACGAACTGCACGTGCGCGACTTCTCAATAGCAGACAAGACCGTCCCGTCCTCGGACCGTGGAACCTACAAGGCCTTCACCCACCAAGGCAGTGACGGCATGCGCCACATTCAGGAAATGACCAAGTCCGGCCTCAACGCCGTTCATCTCCTCCCGGTGAACGACATCGCCACCATAGAAGAACACCGCGGACTGCACCAGGAACCGCAATGTGATCTGCCGGCCCTTCCCCCGGACGGCGAAGAACAGCAGGCCTGCGTAGGCGCCATTGCTGCCAAGGACGGGTTCAACTGGGGCTACGATCCCCTGCACTACACAACCCCCGAGGGGTCATACTCGACCAACCCCGATGGCGCCCTCAGGACCCTCGAATTCCGCCAAATGGTCGCAGGGCTAAACACGGCAGGGGCCCGCGTGATCCAGGATGTGGTCTACAACCACACCTCCGGCGCCGGACAGAACTCCACTCACAACCTGGACCGCATCGTCCCGGGCTACTACCACAGGCTCAACCCAACCACCGGCGCCTTGGAGACTTCGACCTGCTGCGCCAACACTGCAACGGAAAACACCATGATGGGAAAACTCATGGTCGATTCCCTCGTCACGCTGGCCAAGACATATAAACTGGACGGCTTCCGCTTCGACCTGATGGGACACCACACCAAGCAGAACCTCCTCGATGCCAGGGCAGCGCTGGACAAGCTGACACTTCAGAGGGACGGAGTGGACGGCAAGAACATCTACCTCTACGGGGAAGGCTGGGAATTCGGGGAAGTAGCTAACGACGCACGCTTCGTGCAGGCCACCCAGCAGAACATGGCCGGCACAGGAATCGGCACCTTCAGCGACCGTCTCCGCGATGCCGTCCGCGGAGGCACCCCCTTTGACGAAGACCCGGGTGTCCAAGGCTTCGCCTCCGGGCTCTTTACCGACCCGAACCTGTCCCCGGCCAACGGTAGCCCCGAGGAACAACGCGCCACGCTCCTGCTCGCCCAGGACCAACTCAAAGTCGGCCTCACCGGAAACCTCAAGGACTACTCATTCATCGACCGAACCGGAGTCACCGTCAAGGGATCGGACGTCGACTATAGGGGCAATCCCGCTGGCTACACCGCCGACCCCTCTGAAGTCATCACCTATGTGGACGCGCACGACAATGAAACCCTCTTCGACGCACTGACGCTGAAGCTTCCCCAGGGGACCCCCATGGAGGATCGCATCAGGATGAACACCCTCGCCCTGAGCACCACGGCCTTCGGCCAAGGCGTATCGTTCTGGCATGCAGGCACAGAAAACCTGCGCAGCAAGTCACTGGACCGAAACAGTTACGACTCCGGCGACTGGTACAACGTGCTGGATCACACCGGCACCACAAACGGCTTTGCCCGGGGTCTACCGCCAGAGCGGGACAACAGGGACAAATACCCCTACATGAAAACCCTGCTCGCAGACCCGGCCCTAAACCCACAACCGGCACATATCGCCGCTTCCCGTGAGCGCGCCAAAGAGCTCCTCGAAATCCGCAAGAGCTCCCCCCTGTTCCACCTCGGGGACGCCAAACTCATCCAGCAAAAACTCTCCTTCCCCTCAGCCGGCCCTGACCAGGCTCCCGGGGTTGTGGTCATGCGCCTGGACGACACCGTGGGCTCCGACATGGACAAGGACCTCAAGGGCATGATCGTTGTTTTCAACGCATCCGACGAAGCGACCGTTCAGACCGTTCCGGGCACGGCAGGCCTGCAGCACAGCCTTCATCCCGTCCAGGCCAATGGCTCCGACCCCCTCGTGAAAACTGCCGTGAATGATCCTTCCAGCGGTTCATTCACAGTCCCGGCCCGCACAGTAGCGGTTTTCCAAGCCAAGTAA
- a CDS encoding cold-shock protein, producing MATGTVKWFNAEKGFGFIAPDDGSADVFAHFSAIASSGYRSLDENQKVQFDITQGPKGPQAENIQPL from the coding sequence ATGGCAACAGGTACGGTCAAATGGTTCAACGCCGAAAAGGGCTTCGGATTCATCGCCCCCGACGACGGAAGCGCTGACGTGTTCGCACACTTTTCAGCAATCGCATCCAGCGGTTACCGCTCCCTGGACGAAAACCAGAAGGTTCAGTTCGACATCACCCAGGGCCCTAAGGGTCCGCAGGCGGAGAACATCCAGCCGCTCTAA
- a CDS encoding glycoside hydrolase family 32 protein, translating to MNAHELRPAFHFTACEGWINDPLGVTWKDGQYHLFYQYVPGRTTWASNCHWGHATSPDMIAWSEQGIAVAPGEGDDGVWSGSIATGADGAATMFYTSVTEPDIGIGTVRAATPDDENWNSWTKGEKLMTAPDPSVAAYRDPFVFRDGEQWRMFVGAGLTGGTAAAVSYSSPDLSEWTLDGIAAQRSGTETDPVWTGTMWECPQLFEIDGSHILVTSIWEDDVLHYVAYGVGTYADGKFAARSWGQLSYGKSYYAPSFFTDKDGAPSLIFWVRGVISPKGQWASALSIPHTLTLDGDTLVATPHTDLAAYSQPVQLEQVDGNLFEAELSNGADLRCTVGAGTVISLATLDEALVTLRHDGDSLAVTAAGNPDFADALFPVDAGSEVRVIIDAGVVEISGRQGIMAVPLPIVDSPVTLSVANASAQQLFTIQRPPASSAGSGRKAALAGQP from the coding sequence ATGAACGCGCACGAACTACGGCCCGCCTTCCACTTCACCGCATGCGAAGGATGGATTAACGATCCCCTCGGTGTGACCTGGAAGGACGGCCAGTACCACCTCTTCTACCAGTACGTCCCCGGCCGAACGACGTGGGCCTCCAACTGCCACTGGGGCCATGCCACCTCCCCGGACATGATCGCTTGGAGCGAGCAGGGCATCGCGGTTGCCCCCGGCGAAGGGGACGACGGCGTCTGGTCCGGTTCCATCGCCACCGGCGCCGATGGTGCCGCGACCATGTTCTACACCTCTGTCACCGAGCCGGACATCGGTATCGGGACCGTCCGGGCAGCCACCCCCGATGACGAGAACTGGAACAGCTGGACCAAGGGCGAAAAGCTGATGACCGCGCCCGACCCGAGCGTCGCGGCCTACCGGGACCCGTTCGTCTTTCGGGACGGCGAACAGTGGCGCATGTTTGTTGGCGCCGGCCTGACGGGCGGCACCGCCGCCGCGGTCTCCTACAGCTCCCCCGACCTTTCCGAGTGGACCCTGGACGGCATCGCCGCCCAGCGCAGCGGAACCGAAACAGACCCCGTCTGGACCGGCACCATGTGGGAGTGCCCCCAGCTGTTCGAAATCGACGGCTCCCATATCTTGGTCACCTCCATCTGGGAAGACGACGTGCTGCACTACGTCGCCTACGGCGTCGGCACTTACGCCGACGGCAAGTTCGCCGCCCGATCCTGGGGCCAGCTCAGCTACGGCAAGAGCTACTACGCCCCCTCCTTCTTCACGGACAAAGACGGCGCCCCCTCGCTGATCTTCTGGGTCCGCGGCGTGATCAGCCCCAAAGGACAATGGGCCAGCGCCCTGAGCATCCCCCACACACTGACCCTCGACGGCGACACCCTGGTGGCCACCCCGCACACCGACCTTGCCGCCTACTCGCAGCCCGTCCAGCTGGAGCAGGTGGACGGCAACCTCTTCGAGGCAGAGCTCAGCAACGGCGCGGACCTGCGCTGCACCGTCGGCGCCGGGACGGTCATCAGCCTGGCCACCCTGGACGAGGCTTTGGTAACCCTCCGCCATGATGGGGACAGCCTCGCAGTGACCGCAGCCGGTAACCCAGACTTCGCTGATGCGCTTTTCCCTGTCGATGCGGGAAGCGAAGTGCGGGTCATTATCGACGCCGGCGTGGTGGAGATTTCCGGCCGGCAAGGCATCATGGCGGTTCCACTGCCCATCGTGGACTCACCTGTGACACTGAGCGTTGCCAACGCTTCCGCCCAGCAGCTGTTCACGATCCAACGGCCGCCAGCAAGCAGCGCGGGCAGCGGCCGGAAGGCTGCCTTGGCAGGACAGCCATGA
- a CDS encoding carbohydrate ABC transporter permease gives MSTPTTTRNNHRSMPEASERRGLNPQRLAGRTILHAALAACAVLMALPFLWMLLSSFKPVTEIFAHPPALFPLEWTTEGYEKAFTGADFVRGFWNSTYIAVTVTAISLLTSSMAAYAFARIEFRGSKPLFMVFLATMMVPAQLTIIPLYIIMGWFGWIDTHAALIVPAALFNAFGVFLMRQYVKGIPKELEEAAELDGASRFRIFTTMILPLLRTPLTALGIFTFLGQWNNFFGPLIFLNSDANFTLPLLVNQFKGQYGADWTALMAATTLAAGPLLVLFGVAQRRIVDGIALSGSKS, from the coding sequence ATGAGCACTCCCACCACTACCCGAAATAACCACCGGAGCATGCCCGAGGCATCGGAGCGCCGGGGGTTGAACCCCCAGCGTCTTGCGGGCCGAACCATTCTCCACGCTGCCCTGGCTGCCTGCGCAGTCCTGATGGCCCTGCCATTCCTGTGGATGCTGCTGTCCTCGTTCAAACCGGTGACCGAGATCTTCGCGCACCCCCCGGCCTTGTTCCCGCTCGAATGGACCACAGAGGGTTATGAAAAAGCCTTCACAGGTGCCGACTTCGTCCGCGGATTCTGGAACAGCACCTACATTGCAGTAACCGTCACCGCGATCTCCCTGCTCACCTCATCCATGGCCGCCTACGCCTTCGCCAGAATCGAATTCCGCGGAAGCAAGCCCCTGTTCATGGTGTTCCTCGCCACGATGATGGTTCCGGCCCAGCTGACCATCATCCCGCTCTACATCATCATGGGCTGGTTCGGCTGGATAGACACCCACGCCGCACTCATCGTGCCCGCCGCACTCTTCAACGCTTTCGGCGTGTTCCTCATGCGACAGTACGTCAAGGGCATCCCGAAAGAGCTGGAGGAAGCCGCCGAACTGGACGGTGCCAGCCGTTTCCGGATCTTCACCACCATGATCCTGCCGCTGCTGCGCACCCCCCTCACCGCGCTCGGAATCTTCACCTTCCTGGGCCAGTGGAACAACTTCTTCGGGCCGCTGATCTTCCTCAACAGCGACGCGAACTTCACGCTCCCGCTGCTGGTGAACCAGTTCAAAGGCCAGTACGGCGCTGACTGGACCGCCCTCATGGCTGCCACGACCCTGGCTGCAGGGCCATTGCTGGTCCTGTTCGGAGTCGCCCAACGCCGGATCGTCGACGGGATCGCCCTCTCCGGATCCAAGTCCTAA
- a CDS encoding glycoside hydrolase family 13 protein has product MADPNWWRQAAVYQIYPRSFADSNGDGIGDIKGITAKVPYLKSLGIDAVWLSPFYPSALADGGYDVDDYRDVDPKLGTLEDFDEMVAALHAAGIKLIADIVPNHSSDRHEWFKEALASPKGSAARDRYIFRDGKGKNGELPPSDWDSVFGGPVWERITEPDGTGQWYMHIFAKEQPDFNWDNPEVREDFLKTLRFWSDRGVDGFRIDVAHGMAKDLSEPLPLKAELEAKAGPDGFNDGSHPFWDRDEVHEVYAEWRKLFNEYNPPRTAVAEAWVHETRRARYASPEGLGQAFNFDLLQTDFEAPQFKKIITDNLIAAKETGASSTWVFSNHDVVRHATRYGLPKGNATAAQGTNAAQDVTANEPKGQDGKAWLLAGGPAEELDVELGLRRARAASLLMFALPGSAYLYQGEELGLQEVAEIPDSERQDPAFFRNKGVEIGRDGCRVPLPWTVEGTSFGFCDGGAHLPQPEWFSKYAVEAQNGMEDSTLELYRTALRLRRELQSDEDLEWIETGNPDVLHFRRPGGWQSITNFGYTPIDLPTGTVLVSSAPIEDGNLAANTTVWLR; this is encoded by the coding sequence ATGGCCGATCCGAACTGGTGGCGCCAGGCCGCGGTCTATCAGATCTACCCCCGCAGCTTCGCCGATTCGAACGGCGACGGCATCGGCGACATCAAAGGCATCACCGCAAAGGTCCCCTACCTGAAGTCATTGGGAATTGACGCTGTCTGGCTGAGTCCCTTCTACCCCTCCGCATTGGCAGACGGCGGCTACGACGTGGATGACTACCGCGACGTGGACCCGAAACTGGGCACGCTCGAAGACTTCGACGAGATGGTGGCTGCCCTGCACGCCGCAGGCATCAAGCTGATCGCCGACATTGTGCCCAACCACTCATCTGACCGGCACGAATGGTTCAAGGAAGCACTCGCCTCCCCGAAGGGCTCCGCTGCCCGCGACCGCTACATCTTCCGTGACGGCAAGGGCAAAAACGGCGAGCTGCCGCCGTCGGACTGGGACTCGGTGTTCGGCGGACCGGTCTGGGAACGCATCACCGAACCGGACGGCACCGGTCAGTGGTACATGCACATCTTCGCCAAGGAGCAGCCGGACTTCAACTGGGACAACCCCGAGGTCCGCGAAGACTTCCTGAAAACCCTGCGTTTCTGGTCCGACCGCGGCGTGGACGGCTTCCGCATAGACGTCGCCCACGGCATGGCAAAGGACCTCTCTGAGCCGTTGCCGTTGAAGGCGGAGCTGGAAGCCAAAGCCGGCCCTGACGGGTTCAACGATGGTTCACACCCCTTCTGGGACCGCGACGAGGTCCACGAGGTCTACGCCGAATGGCGCAAACTCTTCAACGAGTACAACCCGCCACGCACAGCCGTCGCAGAAGCATGGGTCCACGAAACGCGCCGCGCCCGCTACGCCAGCCCCGAAGGGCTGGGCCAGGCCTTCAACTTCGACCTCCTTCAGACCGACTTCGAGGCGCCGCAGTTCAAGAAAATCATCACGGACAACCTCATCGCAGCAAAGGAAACCGGGGCATCCTCCACCTGGGTGTTCTCCAACCACGACGTCGTCCGCCACGCCACCCGCTACGGTCTACCCAAGGGCAACGCCACAGCAGCCCAGGGAACCAACGCCGCCCAGGACGTCACGGCGAACGAGCCCAAGGGCCAGGACGGCAAAGCCTGGCTGCTCGCGGGCGGACCGGCCGAGGAACTCGACGTGGAGCTTGGACTGCGCCGCGCCCGCGCCGCATCCCTGCTGATGTTCGCCCTCCCCGGTTCGGCCTACCTGTACCAGGGCGAGGAACTTGGCCTGCAGGAAGTCGCGGAAATTCCAGACTCGGAGCGGCAAGACCCTGCATTCTTCCGCAACAAGGGCGTGGAAATCGGCCGCGACGGCTGCCGCGTGCCCCTGCCGTGGACGGTGGAAGGTACCTCCTTCGGCTTCTGCGACGGCGGCGCACACCTGCCCCAGCCGGAGTGGTTCAGCAAGTACGCCGTAGAGGCACAGAACGGCATGGAAGACTCAACCCTGGAGCTCTACCGCACCGCCCTGCGGCTGCGCCGTGAGCTCCAGTCCGACGAAGACCTCGAATGGATCGAGACCGGCAACCCGGACGTCTTGCACTTCCGCCGCCCCGGCGGCTGGCAGTCCATAACCAACTTCGGGTACACCCCCATCGACCTTCCGACAGGCACCGTGCTCGTCAGCAGCGCACCCATAGAGGACGGCAATCTGGCGGCCAACACCACCGTTTGGCTGCGTTGA